A genomic stretch from Photobacterium atrarenae includes:
- the ftsX gene encoding permease-like cell division protein FtsX, translating into MARKQPGFFAVHKMQCIGALSEMKRRPLGNLLTLAVLAFALTLPASFYLLAKNITLVAQAWQSPTQLTVYLAPQLPQSTATQLTEQLAAWPEVEDVRYISPQQGLEEFREQAGFAQALTLLEENPLPAVVVIRPITAWQGNEQATQLAAKLRAEPDVDEVRLDSDWLQRLAAIKSLAITLAALISGLMLFSVFLIVGNTLRLQVLNQKDEIQVMKLVGATDSFILRPYLYTGAWYGLLGGIAAWVLAAIITILLDGAVAQLATLYDSGFRLVGLSWDETLILLMTAAFLGLLAARLSAGRHLKEIEPV; encoded by the coding sequence GTGGCGCGTAAACAACCCGGCTTTTTTGCCGTGCATAAGATGCAATGCATCGGGGCGCTGTCTGAGATGAAGCGACGGCCACTGGGCAATCTGCTGACTCTGGCGGTGCTGGCCTTTGCCCTCACGTTGCCGGCCAGTTTCTACCTGCTGGCGAAAAATATCACCTTGGTAGCCCAGGCCTGGCAGAGCCCGACCCAGTTAACTGTGTATCTGGCGCCGCAACTGCCGCAGAGCACGGCGACCCAGCTTACCGAGCAACTGGCCGCCTGGCCTGAAGTGGAAGACGTGCGCTATATCTCGCCGCAGCAGGGACTGGAAGAGTTTCGTGAGCAGGCCGGATTTGCCCAGGCGCTGACCCTGCTGGAGGAAAACCCGCTGCCGGCCGTGGTAGTGATCCGCCCGATCACGGCGTGGCAGGGCAATGAGCAGGCCACTCAGCTGGCGGCGAAGTTACGTGCCGAGCCGGATGTGGATGAAGTTCGGCTCGACAGTGACTGGCTGCAACGTCTGGCGGCGATCAAGTCGCTGGCCATCACGCTGGCCGCGCTGATCTCCGGCCTGATGTTGTTCTCGGTCTTCCTGATCGTCGGCAATACCCTGCGGTTGCAGGTCCTGAACCAGAAAGATGAGATCCAGGTGATGAAGCTGGTGGGCGCTACCGACAGCTTTATTTTGCGTCCATACCTGTACACCGGGGCCTGGTATGGCCTACTGGGCGGGATCGCCGCTTGGGTGCTGGCGGCGATCATCACTATACTGCTAGATGGTGCGGTCGCGCAGTTGGCCACGCTGTATGACAGCGGGTTCCGGTTGGTGGGATTGAGCTGGGATGAAACCCTGATCCTGCTGATGACGGCTGCGTTTCTCGGGCTGCTGGCGGCCCGGTTATCGGCCGGACGCCACTTGAAAGAAATTGAACCTGTGTGA
- the rpoH gene encoding RNA polymerase sigma factor RpoH gives MAQEMTSLALVSSDSLDSYVQSVNSYPMLSAEQERELAERLHYDGDIDAAKSLVMSHLRFVVHVARGYSGYGLPMADLVQEGNIGLMKAVKRFNPEVGVRLVSFAVHWIKAEIHEYVLRNWRIVKVATTKAQRKLFFNLRKAKKRLGWFNNDEVNMVAEQLGVDASEVREMESRLAAQDPTFESPVDDDDRDSGFSAPVYFLEDKSSDVALSYEENNWESHATNRLSQALACLDERSQHIVRSRWLDEQKTTLQELAEHYGVSAERIRQLEKNAMKKLKEAVGDSL, from the coding sequence ATGGCACAAGAAATGACTTCATTGGCGTTAGTTTCCTCAGACAGCCTGGACAGTTACGTTCAGAGTGTCAACAGCTACCCGATGCTGTCGGCGGAGCAGGAGCGTGAGCTGGCTGAGCGTCTGCATTATGATGGCGATATCGATGCGGCCAAGTCCCTGGTCATGTCCCACTTGCGCTTCGTAGTGCATGTCGCGCGCGGTTATTCCGGTTATGGCCTGCCGATGGCAGATCTGGTTCAGGAAGGCAACATCGGCCTGATGAAGGCGGTGAAGCGTTTCAATCCGGAAGTCGGTGTGCGCCTGGTGTCGTTTGCGGTCCACTGGATCAAGGCTGAAATTCACGAGTACGTGCTGCGCAACTGGCGGATCGTCAAAGTCGCGACCACCAAAGCCCAGCGCAAATTATTTTTCAATCTGCGCAAGGCGAAAAAGCGCCTGGGCTGGTTCAATAACGACGAAGTCAACATGGTTGCCGAGCAGCTCGGGGTCGATGCCAGCGAAGTCCGTGAGATGGAATCCCGTCTGGCGGCCCAGGATCCGACTTTTGAGAGCCCGGTCGATGATGATGATCGCGACAGCGGCTTCAGCGCCCCGGTCTATTTCCTGGAAGATAAATCGTCCGACGTGGCCCTGAGTTATGAAGAGAATAACTGGGAGAGCCATGCCACCAACCGGTTGTCGCAGGCGCTGGCCTGTCTTGATGAGCGGAGTCAGCACATTGTCCGCTCGCGCTGGCTGGATGAGCAGAAGACCACCTTGCAGGAGCTGGCAGAGCATTATGGCGTTTCTGCAGAAAGGATCCGTCAGCTTGAGAAAAATGCGATGAAAAAGCTCAAAGAAGCGGTGGGTGACAGCCTCTGA
- the glpE gene encoding thiosulfate sulfurtransferase GlpE: MDQFEHISVEQAFELLQQPDAGAVLADIRDPQSFGLSHPQAAFHLTNDTMVTFMEQVDFEQPVIVMCYHGISSQGAAQYLINQGYETVYSLDGGFEAWRRQAYPCHQQVSS, from the coding sequence ATGGATCAGTTCGAGCATATTTCGGTAGAGCAGGCATTTGAACTGCTGCAGCAACCGGATGCCGGGGCCGTACTGGCCGATATCCGGGATCCGCAGTCGTTTGGCCTGTCACATCCGCAGGCGGCGTTTCACCTGACCAACGACACTATGGTGACGTTTATGGAGCAGGTGGATTTCGAGCAGCCGGTGATCGTGATGTGTTATCACGGGATCAGCAGCCAGGGCGCGGCCCAGTATTTGATCAACCAGGGCTATGAGACGGTTTACAGCCTGGATGGCGGGTTTGAAGCCTGGCGCCGGCAGGCGTATCCTTGTCACCAGCAGGTATCATCCTAA
- the glpG gene encoding rhomboid family intramembrane serine protease GlpG, producing the protein MHRLAGLNNPRLAQAFIDYMASRGIPLSLAPEPEGRFAIWLEDSQYLVEAEAELNLFLANPNDSKYQAASWALAESRTAKFTYHSPDLLTLIRARAGPLTLAVMVAAMVIYGLWLFGFEQPLFRWLHFPLMQGDEWQLWRFFSHALIHFSTLHLLFNCLWWWLLGGQLERHSGSTKLLQVFLISALISGFAQFWFHGSGFGGLSGVVYALLGYLWWMGWLVPERGLAIPKPYVVFMLAWLVIGFAQPMGMSIANQAHLFGLISGCVIALVDGKLRRPARS; encoded by the coding sequence ATGCATCGGTTAGCCGGATTGAACAACCCTCGCCTGGCCCAGGCATTCATCGATTATATGGCATCACGGGGGATCCCCCTGAGCCTGGCCCCGGAGCCGGAAGGGCGGTTTGCAATCTGGCTCGAAGACAGCCAGTACCTGGTGGAAGCTGAAGCGGAGCTTAACCTGTTTCTGGCCAACCCCAACGACAGCAAGTATCAGGCCGCCTCGTGGGCGCTGGCTGAGTCCCGCACGGCTAAATTCACTTATCACAGCCCGGATCTGCTGACCCTGATCCGTGCCCGTGCCGGGCCGCTGACCCTGGCAGTGATGGTTGCTGCGATGGTGATTTACGGCTTGTGGCTGTTCGGGTTCGAGCAGCCGCTGTTTCGCTGGCTGCATTTTCCGCTGATGCAGGGAGATGAGTGGCAGCTGTGGCGCTTCTTCTCCCATGCCCTGATCCATTTCTCGACCCTGCATCTCCTGTTCAATTGCCTGTGGTGGTGGTTGCTGGGCGGCCAGCTTGAGCGTCACAGCGGCAGTACTAAACTGTTGCAGGTATTTCTGATCTCGGCCCTGATTTCCGGTTTTGCCCAGTTCTGGTTTCATGGGTCGGGGTTCGGTGGTCTGTCCGGTGTGGTTTACGCGCTGCTGGGGTATCTGTGGTGGATGGGATGGCTGGTGCCCGAGCGTGGCCTGGCGATCCCCAAACCTTACGTGGTGTTTATGCTGGCGTGGCTGGTGATTGGTTTTGCCCAGCCGATGGGGATGTCGATCGCCAACCAGGCGCACCTGTTCGGACTCATCAGCGGCTGCGTTATCGCCCTGGTCGACGGTAAGCTGCGTCGTCCGGCCCGGAGTTAG
- the glpT gene encoding glycerol-3-phosphate transporter has protein sequence MFGIFKPAMHTDRLSDSQIDPVYKRLRWQLFFGIFFGYAGYYLVRKNFSLAMPHLIEEYGYSRGDLGVALAAVSIAYGLSKFLMGSVSDRSNPRYFLTAGLTMSALVMLCFGFMPWATGSIAAMFILLFLNGWFQGMGWPACGRTMVHWWSRKERGEIVSIWNVAHNVGGGLIGPMFLLGLWAFNDDWRAAFYVPAFFALLVAAFTLLVMRDTPQSCGLPSIEEHNKDYPDSYDESHEQEMTAKEIFFKYVFNNKLLWFIAIANAFVYLIRYGVLDWAPVYLSEVKHFTVDKSSWAYFLYEWAGIPGTLLCGWMSDKFFKGRRAPAGILFMALVTIAVLVYWFNPAGNPMVDMMALVAIGFLIYGPVMLIGLYALELAPKKAAGTAAGLTGLFGYLGGAVAANAILGYTVDHFGWDGGFMVLTAACGLSIFFLTLALIGESKLHKEAVQAQA, from the coding sequence ATGTTTGGCATTTTTAAACCCGCCATGCATACGGATCGGCTATCGGACAGTCAGATCGATCCGGTGTATAAGCGCCTGCGCTGGCAACTCTTTTTCGGGATTTTCTTTGGTTACGCCGGCTATTATCTGGTCCGGAAGAACTTCAGTCTGGCGATGCCGCACCTGATTGAGGAGTACGGCTACAGCCGCGGCGATCTGGGGGTGGCCCTGGCGGCGGTATCTATCGCTTACGGTCTGTCGAAGTTCCTGATGGGGAGCGTCTCGGATCGCTCGAACCCGAGGTATTTCCTCACTGCCGGCCTGACGATGTCGGCATTGGTCATGTTGTGCTTTGGCTTTATGCCCTGGGCAACCGGCAGTATTGCGGCCATGTTCATCCTGTTGTTCCTCAACGGCTGGTTCCAGGGCATGGGCTGGCCGGCTTGTGGCCGGACCATGGTGCACTGGTGGTCGCGCAAAGAGCGGGGTGAGATTGTCTCTATCTGGAACGTGGCCCACAACGTGGGTGGCGGTCTGATCGGTCCGATGTTCCTGCTGGGTCTGTGGGCGTTCAATGACGACTGGCGCGCAGCCTTCTATGTTCCGGCGTTTTTCGCGCTGCTGGTGGCGGCATTCACCCTGCTGGTGATGCGTGATACCCCGCAGTCATGCGGCCTGCCGTCGATTGAAGAGCACAACAAAGATTACCCGGACAGCTATGACGAATCTCACGAGCAGGAGATGACAGCCAAGGAAATCTTCTTCAAGTATGTCTTCAACAACAAGCTGCTGTGGTTCATCGCCATTGCCAACGCCTTCGTTTACCTGATCCGCTACGGGGTATTGGACTGGGCACCGGTTTACCTGAGCGAAGTCAAGCACTTCACTGTCGACAAGTCTTCCTGGGCATACTTCCTGTACGAGTGGGCCGGGATCCCGGGCACCCTGCTGTGTGGCTGGATGTCGGATAAGTTCTTCAAGGGCCGTCGTGCGCCGGCGGGTATCCTGTTTATGGCGCTGGTGACGATTGCGGTGCTGGTATACTGGTTCAACCCGGCCGGTAACCCGATGGTTGATATGATGGCACTGGTGGCGATCGGCTTCCTGATTTATGGCCCGGTGATGTTGATCGGTCTGTATGCGCTGGAGCTGGCACCGAAGAAAGCAGCGGGTACCGCTGCCGGTCTGACCGGCCTGTTCGGCTACCTGGGCGGCGCAGTTGCAGCGAACGCGATTCTGGGTTACACCGTGGACCACTTTGGCTGGGATGGTGGCTTTATGGTCCTGACGGCTGCATGTGGTCTGTCCATCTTCTTCCTGACCCTGGCGCTGATCGGTGAGAGCAAGCTCCATAAGGAAGCGGTTCAGGCGCAGGCGTAA
- a CDS encoding DeoR/GlpR family transcriptional regulator has translation MKQSKRHQEIIDLVKNQGYVSTDDLVERFSVSPQTIRRDLNELAADNKIRRHHGGATIPSSSVNTSYSTRKVMQLAEKDRIAQAMVQHIPDGATLFIDIGTTPEAVARALLNHHDLRIVTNNLNVASILTGKDDFRVILAGGEVRNRDGGIVGEATLDFISQFRLDFGIMGISGIDLDGSLLDFDYHEVRVKQAIIENSRCVMLGVDHTKFGRNAMVNLGDISQIDMLFTDQRPPEALDKCLVEHEIHLEIIN, from the coding sequence GTGAAGCAAAGCAAACGTCATCAGGAAATCATCGATCTCGTTAAAAACCAGGGATACGTCAGCACTGACGATCTGGTGGAGCGTTTTAGCGTGAGTCCGCAAACCATCCGTCGTGACCTCAATGAGCTGGCGGCGGACAACAAAATCCGCCGGCATCATGGTGGAGCCACGATTCCGTCCAGCTCGGTCAATACCTCGTACAGCACCCGCAAGGTGATGCAACTGGCGGAGAAAGATCGGATTGCCCAGGCGATGGTTCAGCATATCCCGGACGGGGCCACCCTGTTTATTGATATTGGGACGACCCCTGAGGCTGTGGCGCGTGCACTGCTTAACCACCATGATCTGCGGATTGTCACCAACAACCTCAATGTCGCCAGTATTTTGACTGGCAAGGATGACTTCCGGGTGATCCTGGCGGGCGGGGAAGTACGCAACCGCGACGGCGGGATTGTCGGCGAAGCGACCCTGGACTTTATCTCCCAGTTCCGGCTTGATTTCGGCATTATGGGGATCAGCGGGATTGACCTTGATGGCTCGCTGCTGGATTTTGATTACCATGAAGTCCGGGTGAAGCAGGCGATTATTGAGAACAGCCGCTGTGTGATGCTGGGGGTCGATCATACCAAGTTCGGTCGCAATGCGATGGTCAATCTGGGTGATATCAGTCAGATCGATATGCTGTTCACTGATCAGCGTCCGCCCGAAGCGCTCGACAAGTGCTTGGTTGAACACGAGATCCACCTCGAAATTATTAACTGA
- the glpD gene encoding glycerol-3-phosphate dehydrogenase yields the protein MRVATSEVLDLIVVGGGINGAGIAADAAGRGLNVGLYEANDFASATSSASSKLIHGGLRYLEHYEFRLVGEALAEREVLLRKIPHIARPMRFRLPHRPHLRPAWMIRAGLFLYDHLGKRTTLPASQGLKFGADSVLVPEITKGFEYSDCWVDDARLVILNAMEVAARGGEVRNRCKVEKAEQDGELWKVVVRDMITGETFERRAHALVNAAGPWVKAFYDQSLDTPSPRNIRLIKGSHIVVPRVHDEPQAYILQNEDSRIVFVIPYLDRFSIIGTTDVEYKGDPREVAIDDNEIDYLLKVYNHHFTRKMAREDVVWTYSGVRPLCDDESDSPQAITRDYTLELEQAGNQPPLLSIFGGKLTTYRKLAEAAMTKLSPFFPQMGAAWTADAFLPGGEANFDGQQLATQLQQQCPWLSRFTAERMATNYGTRALTLLEGVSEEAEMGQHFGEGFYALELDYLMKHEFVQEAEDALWRRSKLGLYLSAEQQQAVADYIAVKYPGHSAAA from the coding sequence ATGAGGGTAGCAACATCTGAAGTTCTGGATTTGATCGTCGTCGGCGGCGGGATTAACGGCGCAGGAATTGCCGCAGATGCAGCGGGCCGCGGCTTGAATGTCGGGCTGTATGAAGCCAATGACTTTGCTTCAGCCACGTCATCGGCCAGCTCCAAGTTGATTCACGGTGGCCTGCGTTACCTGGAGCATTATGAGTTCCGCCTGGTCGGGGAAGCCCTGGCTGAGCGGGAAGTGCTGCTGCGCAAGATCCCTCATATCGCCCGCCCGATGCGATTTCGTCTGCCGCATCGGCCGCACCTGCGCCCGGCCTGGATGATCCGTGCCGGCTTGTTCCTGTACGATCACCTGGGTAAGCGGACGACGCTGCCGGCGAGCCAGGGCCTGAAGTTCGGTGCCGACTCGGTGCTGGTACCTGAAATCACGAAAGGTTTCGAATACTCAGACTGCTGGGTCGATGATGCGCGTTTGGTGATCCTGAACGCTATGGAAGTCGCAGCCCGTGGCGGCGAAGTCCGCAACCGCTGCAAAGTGGAAAAGGCTGAACAGGACGGCGAGCTGTGGAAAGTCGTCGTGCGCGATATGATCACCGGTGAGACCTTCGAGCGCCGTGCCCATGCCCTGGTGAATGCGGCTGGCCCTTGGGTGAAAGCATTCTACGATCAAAGCCTGGATACCCCGTCGCCAAGAAATATCCGCCTGATTAAAGGCTCACACATTGTGGTGCCACGGGTCCATGATGAGCCGCAGGCCTATATTCTGCAAAATGAAGATAGCCGGATTGTGTTTGTGATCCCGTACCTGGACCGTTTCTCGATAATCGGGACCACGGATGTCGAGTACAAGGGCGACCCGCGCGAAGTGGCGATCGACGATAATGAAATTGATTACCTGCTGAAGGTGTACAACCACCACTTTACCCGCAAGATGGCGCGGGAGGATGTGGTCTGGACCTACAGTGGTGTTCGCCCGCTGTGCGATGATGAATCGGATTCGCCGCAGGCCATCACCCGCGACTATACGCTGGAGCTGGAGCAGGCCGGCAATCAGCCACCGCTGTTGTCGATTTTCGGCGGCAAGCTGACCACCTACCGCAAGCTGGCAGAAGCGGCGATGACCAAGCTGTCGCCGTTCTTCCCGCAAATGGGGGCTGCCTGGACGGCGGATGCGTTCCTGCCGGGCGGTGAAGCAAACTTTGACGGCCAGCAACTGGCGACGCAGCTGCAGCAACAGTGTCCGTGGCTATCTCGTTTTACCGCTGAGCGGATGGCGACCAACTACGGTACCCGCGCCCTGACGCTGCTGGAAGGGGTCAGTGAAGAAGCTGAGATGGGTCAGCACTTCGGGGAAGGCTTCTATGCCCTCGAACTGGACTACCTGATGAAGCATGAGTTTGTGCAGGAAGCTGAGGATGCCTTATGGCGCCGCAGCAAGCTGGGGCTTTACCTCAGTGCCGAGCAACAGCAGGCAGTGGCGGACTATATTGCGGTAAAGTACCCGGGACACTCGGCCGCGGCCTGA
- a CDS encoding flagellar basal body-associated protein FliL produces the protein MKPLFFALALGMAALTAPFQAAADDEGPAAPLYTYYTLEPDITTNYVTQGKKLGYLRLQVDLMVADPSLIKEIEHHAPLIRDAIINIIGEQPEARIKSLAGREEIRQACFNKVNELLIMETRQRILTELLFTKYLYQ, from the coding sequence ATGAAACCACTATTTTTTGCGCTTGCCCTGGGTATGGCTGCCCTGACGGCACCATTTCAGGCGGCAGCTGATGATGAAGGCCCGGCTGCGCCACTGTACACCTATTACACCCTGGAACCAGACATCACCACCAACTACGTCACCCAGGGAAAAAAATTAGGCTACTTACGCCTTCAGGTCGACTTAATGGTCGCCGACCCATCGCTGATCAAAGAGATTGAGCACCACGCACCGCTGATCCGTGATGCCATTATTAACATCATCGGCGAGCAGCCGGAAGCACGAATAAAATCACTCGCCGGACGCGAAGAGATCCGCCAGGCTTGCTTCAACAAGGTCAACGAGCTGCTGATCATGGAAACCCGCCAGCGCATCCTGACCGAATTGCTGTTTACCAAGTACCTGTATCAATAA
- a CDS encoding chorismate--pyruvate lyase family protein, translated as MSKFKQLYKPLLDDARWQSPQEIAIEGTAFGPWLLEPDSLSRRFQRYCEHFTVTLLEQRVIENQQLQPDERALLGEADCLLRKVVLKGDGVPWVFARTLIPQSTLTGQEQDLEQLGEMPLGFRVFTDRSARRDALVVANLRDDKHPLWARRSRLWVNDKPMLVAELFLEQAPIYAKETLRWN; from the coding sequence ATGTCGAAATTCAAGCAGTTGTACAAACCTTTATTGGATGATGCCCGCTGGCAGAGCCCGCAGGAGATCGCCATTGAAGGGACAGCGTTCGGGCCCTGGTTGCTTGAACCCGATTCGCTGTCGCGACGTTTTCAGCGATATTGCGAGCATTTTACCGTGACGCTGCTCGAGCAGCGCGTGATCGAGAATCAACAGTTGCAGCCCGATGAGCGGGCATTGCTCGGCGAGGCCGACTGCCTGCTGCGCAAAGTGGTGCTCAAAGGCGACGGGGTGCCCTGGGTCTTTGCCCGGACGCTAATCCCGCAGTCGACCCTGACCGGCCAGGAGCAGGATCTGGAGCAACTGGGTGAGATGCCGCTGGGGTTCCGGGTCTTTACCGACCGTAGCGCGCGTCGCGATGCGCTGGTGGTGGCCAACCTCCGGGATGACAAACATCCGCTGTGGGCCCGCCGTTCGCGGCTATGGGTCAATGACAAACCCATGTTGGTCGCTGAATTGTTTCTTGAACAAGCCCCGATTTATGCAAAGGAGACGCTCCGTTGGAATTAA
- the ubiA gene encoding 4-hydroxybenzoate octaprenyltransferase, translating to MELSKAKAFWQLARLDRPIGSLLLLWPTLWALFLAADGWPDPQVLVVFVLGVIFMRAAGCVINDYADRNFDGHVKRTAQRPMPSGKISEREALGLFGFLILASFLLVLTMNALTIQLSVIGLLLAAAYPFMKRYTHLPQLVLGMAFGWSIPMAYAAQAGELPATAWLLFVANILWTVAYDTQYAMVDRDDDLKIGIKSTAILFGRFDKLIIGLLQLGTVLLLIVVGALQGLHPLYFWGLLLASALLVYQQMLIRGREREPCFKAFLNNNYFGMLVWLGMAVSVALG from the coding sequence TTGGAATTAAGCAAAGCAAAAGCTTTCTGGCAACTTGCGCGATTGGATCGCCCGATTGGGAGTTTGTTGCTGTTATGGCCGACCTTGTGGGCGCTGTTTTTGGCCGCGGACGGCTGGCCGGACCCCCAGGTGCTGGTGGTGTTTGTGCTGGGCGTGATTTTCATGCGGGCGGCGGGGTGTGTCATCAATGATTATGCCGATCGTAACTTTGACGGCCATGTGAAGCGCACGGCGCAGCGGCCGATGCCGTCGGGAAAAATCTCTGAGCGCGAAGCCCTGGGGTTGTTCGGGTTTCTGATCTTAGCGTCCTTCTTGTTGGTGTTGACCATGAACGCCCTGACGATCCAGCTGTCGGTCATTGGATTGCTGCTTGCGGCGGCTTATCCGTTTATGAAGCGCTATACCCACTTGCCACAGCTGGTGCTGGGCATGGCATTTGGATGGTCAATCCCAATGGCCTATGCAGCCCAGGCCGGTGAATTGCCAGCGACAGCCTGGTTGCTGTTCGTCGCCAATATTCTCTGGACGGTGGCTTACGATACCCAGTATGCGATGGTCGATCGGGATGACGATTTGAAAATCGGCATCAAATCGACGGCGATCCTGTTTGGCCGCTTCGACAAGCTGATCATCGGTTTGCTGCAATTGGGCACGGTGTTGCTGCTGATTGTGGTCGGTGCATTACAGGGACTGCATCCGTTGTACTTCTGGGGTTTGTTGCTGGCATCTGCGCTGCTGGTTTACCAGCAAATGCTGATCCGTGGTCGTGAGCGAGAGCCCTGCTTTAAGGCCTTTCTCAACAATAACTACTTCGGTATGTTGGTGTGGCTGGGGATGGCGGTGAGTGTGGCGCTGGGATAA